The following proteins come from a genomic window of Amaranthus tricolor cultivar Red isolate AtriRed21 chromosome 14, ASM2621246v1, whole genome shotgun sequence:
- the LOC130799209 gene encoding uncharacterized protein LOC130799209, with product MARVKISRFQINYILLQQQYRERHFRKYHELLKTLLVAEQNNELLLKNHNRRPVGTTPFNETNMIERNVRHRGRGNYFTRGKGRGKYHEKSGMNTFEQGNFYGRSRGRGHGLSRGRGRSHKYKSTCNRCGMTGHWGRTCRTAKYLMDLYQASQKNKGKGAEANFVNEASTSGPTLDVSDFFTEDVNLHKLDPQEEDNYIF from the exons ATGGCGAGAGTTAAGATTTCAAGatttcaaatcaatta cattttgttacaacaacaatatcgtGAAAGGCATTTCCGGAAATATCATGAATTGCTGAAAACACTTCTTGTTGCGGAGCAAAATAATgaactattattgaaaaatcacaACAGGAGACCGGTTGGGACTACGCCCTTTAATGAAACAAATATGATTGAGAGGAATGTGCGCCATCGAGGTCGTGGGAACTATTTTACAAGAGGCAAAGGTCGTGGAAAATATCACGAAAAGAGCGGCATGAATACTTTCGAACAAGGAAATTTCTATGGCCGTAGTCGTGGTCGTGGTCATGGACTTAGTCGTGGCCGTGGACGTAGCCac AAATACAAAAGCACATGTAATAGATGTGGCATGACTGGACATTGGGGGCGAACTTGTCGTACCGCCAAATATTTAATGGATTTATATCAAGCTTCccagaaaaacaaaggaaaaggggcagaagcaaattttgtaaatgaagcAAGTACATCTGGGCCCACCTTAGATGTCTCCGATTTCTTTACTGAGGATGTGAACCTCCACAAACTTGATCCCcaagaagaagataattacatcttttga